The following DNA comes from Paenibacillus crassostreae.
ACGATGATTAACAGACTTGATCTCTAATTCAACCTTATAACCTGCATATTGCAGACTAGATTGACCGTATCCGGTCATACTGAATGACATCGGCACCACATCCATTTACCTATTGTAATTGATAATTATGATCGAAACAAGGGGGATAGTTCTCTACCTGACTTCTCCCACACATACTCCATCAGTTGTACACTCATATCATAAAACATAAAAGGAGTCATAATATAAATCCCATTAAAATGTTCCATGGCGACTTCAACCAATTCTTTAGCAATGGTTACACCCATAGCTCTTCCTTCTTCACCCTCGAGACCAGACATCCGGGTAAGTACCTCTTCGGATAATTGAATCCCTGGAACTTCATTGTGTAAGTATTGCGCGTTTCTACCACTAGCTAGAGGCATGATCCCTAGAAAAATAGGTGTGTCTAAATGTGCCGTTGCTTCTTTAATCGCTACAATTAATTTCGGATCATAGACAGGCTGCGTCATAATGTAATCTGCACCTGCAGCGATCTTCTTCTCTAATCGTTCTACAGCCTTATAAAGATACTTCACATTAGGGTTAAAGGCCGCTCCTACTTGGAAATTCGCTTTCTGCTTCAGTGGTTTACCTGAGAAAGCAACCCCATCATTGAGTTGTTTAATCATACGTATAATCTCAAAGGATGTCAGGTCGTATACAGAACTCGATCCTGGTAAATCTCCAAATTTAGCAGGGTCACCTGTCACAGCAAGAACATGATCAATACCAAGTGCATCAAATCCCATAAGATGAGATTGTGTGCCTATCAAATTACGATCTCGACATGCAATATGAATCAAAGGTTTGATGCCAATCTCAGCTTGAGCTAAATACCCTAATGCCATGTTACTCATACGAGTTACTGCAAGTGAGTTATCAGCTAAAGTCAATGCATCACAACCAGCCGTCTTCAGCGCTTTAGCTCCAATCATGAACTTTTTGATGTCCAAGTCACGTGGAGGATCCAGCTCAACAATCACTGTATGCCGCTGTTTAACAAGATCAACAAGATTCGGCTCACGATCGTCATCTTCAATATTACCCTCTAGGCTATCTTGTATAACAATTGGCGCTTCCAGCTCCATTACAGGGGTTCTATCAATTGGCTTCGGTATGTACCCGTGAAGAGCCTGAGATATTTCTTGGATATGTTCAGGTGTTGTTCCACAACATCCGCCAATAATTCGGGCACCC
Coding sequences within:
- a CDS encoding bifunctional homocysteine S-methyltransferase/methylenetetrahydrofolate reductase yields the protein MKPDLRKALENNVLIGDGAMGTFLYQMGFPVGISYEEFNLTAPEVVADVHRRYIAAGAQILESNTFSANFDKLSKYGLESKVEEINRAGVRIAREAAGADAYVVGAVGSIRGGKRTNMSTKELKQYFAEQISILLDEGVDGILLETFYDVEELLIALSRVRKLSDIPVICQFAVEDVARTLDGYTMPEAFRILQQKGADIIGFNCRTGPNGIMRAVESLSGQLSVPVSVFPNAGVADYVDGEIRYTAKPEYFGQMAVRFADLGARIIGGCCGTTPEHIQEISQALHGYIPKPIDRTPVMELEAPIVIQDSLEGNIEDDDREPNLVDLVKQRHTVIVELDPPRDLDIKKFMIGAKALKTAGCDALTLADNSLAVTRMSNMALGYLAQAEIGIKPLIHIACRDRNLIGTQSHLMGFDALGIDHVLAVTGDPAKFGDLPGSSSVYDLTSFEIIRMIKQLNDGVAFSGKPLKQKANFQVGAAFNPNVKYLYKAVERLEKKIAAGADYIMTQPVYDPKLIVAIKEATAHLDTPIFLGIMPLASGRNAQYLHNEVPGIQLSEEVLTRMSGLEGEEGRAMGVTIAKELVEVAMEHFNGIYIMTPFMFYDMSVQLMEYVWEKSGRELSPLFRS